From the genome of Populus alba chromosome 10, ASM523922v2, whole genome shotgun sequence, one region includes:
- the LOC118043064 gene encoding transcription initiation factor TFIID subunit 15: MASYTGKGAPSNGTIYVSNLPEGTDDSMLAEHFGTIGLLKKDKRTGRPKIWLYRDKMTNEPKGDATVTYEDPHAALAAVEWFNNKDFHGNTIGVFIAQSKSKDDQAFNPVDDPNDSGVLEENANDLNESGGRGRGRGDASGKAWQQEGDWLCPNTSCSNVNFAFRGVCNLCGSARPSGPSGGAAGGGGRGRGRGANDSGAHGRSVGAPTGLFGPNDWPCPMCGNINWAKRMKCNICNTNKPGHNEAGVRGGRGGGYKELDEEELEETKRRRKEAEEDDGELYDEFGNLKKKFRAKTQQAEAGRVLPGAGRAGWEVEELGAVDKHGRERSRERGRDQDDRETRKTREHDDRDRHLSRSRERDRGRDRDRDYEYSRDREYGRDRDRHRY; this comes from the exons ATGGCAAGCTATACAGGTAAAGGAGCCCCTTCTAATGGGACAATCTATGTTAGTAATTTACCTGAAGGGACTGATGACTCTATGCTGGCTGAACATTTTGGCACTATTGGGTTGTTAAAG AAAGACAAGCGAACTGGTCGGCCTAAGATATGGCTGTACCGTGACAAAATGACAAATGAACCGAAGGGTGACGCTACAGTTACTTATGAGGACCCTCATGCTGCTCTAGCTGCTGTTGAGTGGTTCAACAACAAGGATTTTCATGGTAATACAATTGGAGTATTTATAGCACAGTCTAAGAGCAAAGATGACCAGGCGTTTAACCCCGTGGATGATCCAAATGATTCTGGCGTTCTTGAGGAAAATGCCAATGATTTGAATGAGAGTGGGGGAAGAGGTAGAGGACGGGGCGATGCTTCAGGGAAAGCATGGCAACAGGAGGGAGACTGGTTGTGTCCGAATACAAG TTGTTCCAATGTAAATTTTGCATTTCGTGGTGTGTGCAACCTCTGTGGAAGTGCTCGACCTTCTGGTCCATCTGGCGGTGCTGCTGGAGGTGGTGGTCGTGGGAGGGGCCGTGGTGCCAATGACTCCGGGGCCCATGGCCGGTCAGTTGGTGCCCCTACTGGACTTTTTGGCCCAAATGACTGGCCTTGTCCAAT GTGTGGCAATATCAACTGGGCAAAACGCATGAAGTGCAATATTTGCAACACCAACAAACCCGGTCACAATGAGGCTGGTGTGAG AGGAGGACGAGGTGGTGGTTATAAAGAACTCGATGAAGAAGAATTAGAGGAAACTAAGCGACGACGAAAAGAAGCTGAAGAA GATGATGGAGAGTTGTATGATGAGTttggaaatttgaagaaaaaatttcgGGCCAAAACTCAACAAGCTGAAGCTGGCAGGGTGCTTCCGGGTGCTGGGCGTGCAGGTTGGGAGGTTGAGGAATTAG GTGCTGTTGATAAACACGGGAGGGAGAGGAGCAGAGAAAGAGGGAGGGATCAGGATGATAGGGAAACCAGGAAGACTAGAGAGCATGATGATAGGGACAGGCACCTTAGTAGAAGTAGGGAGAGGGATCGAGGAAGAGATCGAGATCGAGATTATGAGTATAGTCGAGACAGAGAATATGGGCGGGACCGGGACCGGCACCGATACTGA
- the LOC118043065 gene encoding BTB/POZ domain-containing protein At1g50280: MLYICCVLVYCNRISFEHFSPSDKHKFLGYIQCKATMPQLCDLAIHVNGQQIFFLNQKILSAYSGKLKKIIGQEKRKSQIKNLSIGIDNFPGGPDGFEMVSRFCYNHGKIKITVSNVALLHCCAVFLGMTENLSPGNLLKQTETFLDGMIHWSWHDIIASLKSCESFFTYSDTSELVEKLVFSLLEKLAQNSDIATLIASSSSSSSSPETASRFRFSSSSKTTPESSKPGSSSKQWWFDDLIILPPMIIEKVIANMGACGTDNNSFILTKFLLHYLKNAVLQCKGGAKGSVLYSRADYAGLAGTAVHGVSKNSFSCRGLFSVLRIVSGFGLSRDCRAKLERLIGGMLDQATLDDLLISGHDDRGVFDVNLVIRLLRIFVNSDFLSSQKLKKVGRLIDKYLCEISPDQNLETSKLLGVAESLPDSARDCFDGVYRAIDIYLESHPTLSFEERSRLCSCLNFGKMSLEACKDLAKNPRIPPNIAVQALKSQHSKIPQSDYPVSVKDVEGPSTSSSSGHMVLHRDNVERLSQETQEMRMNIQRMQWRVIELENACREMKGRVSKVVRQDVNGMTSTPPYNYSRSPFPRLC; encoded by the exons ATGCTATATATATGCTGTGTCCTTGTCTACTGTAATCGCATATCCTTTGAGCATTTCTCACCGTCAGACAAACACAAGTTTCTTGGTTACATCCAATGCAAAGCAACAATGCCGCAGCTCTGTGATCTTGCAATTCATGTTAATGGTCAACAGATATTCTTTCTAAATCAG AAGATTCTATCAGCCTATTCAGGAAAGCTAAAGAAGATCATCGggcaagaaaagagaaaatcccAGATTAAGAATTTGAGTATTGGAATTGATAACTTCCCCGGAGGCCCAGATGGGTTTGAGATGGTTTCAAGATTCTGTTACAATCATGGCAAGATCAAAATCACAGTTTCAAATGTGGCTCTTCTCCATTGCTGTGCAGTGTTTCTTGGCATGACTGAGAATTTATCCCCGGGAAATCTATTGAAACAGACAGAGACATTTCTTGATGGAATGATTCACTGGTCTTGGCATGATATAATTGCCAGTCTCAAAAGCTGTGAGTCATTCTTCACATATTCAGATACATCTGAACTTGTAGAAAAGCTCGTTTTTTCACTATTGGAAAAGCTTGCACAGAATTCAGATATTGCAACTCTTATtgcttcctcttcttcctcttcatcgTCTCCCGAAACTGCATCTAGGTTCAGGTTTTCTTCCTCATCTAAAACCACTCCTGAGTCATCTAAGCCAGGTTCATCGAGCAAACAATGGTGGTTTGATGATTTGATCATATTACCTCCAATGATTATTGAAAAGGTAATAGCAAATATGGGGGCTTGTGGAACTGATAACAATAGCTTTATCCTCACAAAGTTCCTACTCCATTACCTGAAAAATGCCGTGCTTCAATGCAAAGGTGGAGCAAAAGGCTCTGTTTTGTATTCAAGAGCAGACTATGCTGGTCTTGCAGGCACAGCTGTCCATGGGGTGagcaaaaattcattttcttgcaGAGGCCTGTTTTCAGTATTGAGGATAGTGTCTGGATTTGGTCTGAGCAGAGATTGCAGAGCCAAGCTGGAGAGATTGATTGGTGGGATGCTTGACCAAGCAACATTGGATGACTTGCTGATCTCTGGGCACGATGATAGGGGTGTTTTTGATGTTAATCTGGTAATAAGATTGCTGAGAATATTTGTTAATAGTGATTTTCTGTCCTCACAGAAGTTGAAGAAGGTTGGCAGATTGATTGATAAGTACTTGTGTGAAATATCTCCTGATCAAAACCTCGAGACCTCAAAACTTCTAGGAGTTGCAGAAAGCTTACCCGATTCTGCAAGAGATTGCTTTGATGGGGTCTACAGAGCCATTGATATCTACCTAGAG TCTCACCCAACACTTTCATTTGAGGAGCGATCAAGATTATGCAGCTGCCTAAACTTCGGGAAGATGAGCCTTGAAGCATGCAAAGACCTTGCCAAGAATCCTAGAATCCCTCCAAATATTGCAGTTCAGGCACTCAAGTCACAGCATTCTAAAATACCACAAAGTGATTACCCTGTCTCTGTCAAAGACGTTGAGGGTCCAAGCACGAGCAGTTCCTCCGGCCACATGGTCTTGCACCGTGATAACGTTGAGAGGCTTTCACAGGAGACGCAAGAAATGAGGATGAACATACAGAGGATGCAATGGAGGGTGATAGAGTTGGAGAACGCCTGTAGGGAGATGAAGGGTCGGGTCTCAAAGGTTGTTAGGCAAGATGTCAATGGCATGACTAGTACTCCCCCTTATAATTACAGTAGATCACCTTTTCCTAGACTATGTTGA